Proteins encoded within one genomic window of Brevinema andersonii:
- a CDS encoding queuosine precursor transporter, translating into MQYVLWFGQFLFIYLMILLFFRFWKKEGLLVWTAVSVIFANIQVVKLVSLFGLDATLGNALYVSSFFATDVISEFYGKSEARKAMYISLLVSLLYLIFGRFAVLFQPLEFDLTGHQSLTMLFTFTPRIIAASFICYFLSQTIDIHIFHYFTQKKLPLWSKNLSSTLISQAVDSFLFVFVAFWGAFEGTLIQQLSVVLQIAVSTFFIKTLVNVLDIPFLYGIRSMFQKLGTVHD; encoded by the coding sequence ATGCAATATGTTTTATGGTTTGGGCAGTTTTTATTTATTTATTTGATGATACTGCTTTTTTTTCGTTTCTGGAAGAAAGAGGGTCTGCTGGTATGGACTGCTGTTTCTGTTATTTTTGCCAATATCCAAGTAGTTAAACTAGTTTCTTTATTTGGATTAGATGCTACTTTAGGGAATGCATTGTATGTATCTTCGTTTTTTGCGACAGATGTTATTAGTGAGTTTTATGGCAAATCAGAAGCACGAAAAGCAATGTATATTTCTTTACTAGTTTCTTTGCTTTATCTGATATTCGGGCGATTTGCGGTTTTGTTTCAGCCACTTGAGTTTGATCTTACGGGACATCAGTCTTTGACGATGCTTTTTACTTTTACGCCTAGAATTATTGCTGCGTCATTTATCTGCTATTTTTTATCTCAAACTATCGATATCCATATATTTCATTATTTTACTCAAAAAAAACTGCCTCTATGGAGTAAAAATCTTTCCAGTACTTTAATTAGTCAAGCTGTCGATTCTTTTTTATTTGTTTTCGTTGCTTTTTGGGGAGCTTTTGAAGGTACACTAATTCAACAGCTTTCTGTAGTTCTGCAGATTGCAGTTTCCACTTTTTTCATTAAAACTCTTGTTAATGTTTTGGATATACCATTTTTATATGGTATTCGTTCGATGTTCCAAAAGTTAGGTACGGTTCATGATTGA